One genomic window of Salvia miltiorrhiza cultivar Shanhuang (shh) chromosome 4, IMPLAD_Smil_shh, whole genome shotgun sequence includes the following:
- the LOC131019501 gene encoding long chain base biosynthesis protein 1 → MDTVLSTFETAVKSITDWVALAFDTPYARAVVFGVPIKGHLLVEGLLLVVILFLLSQKSYKPPKRPLTKKEVDELCDEWVPEPLIPSITEELKYEPPVLESAAGPHAVINGIEVVNFTSANYLGLLGHDKLQESCTKALEKYGVGSCGPRGFYGTIDVHLDCEARIAKFLGTSDSILYSYGLSTMFSIIPAFCKKGDVVVVDEGVHWGIQNGLHLSRSTIIYFKHNDIKSLESILESVTHENKRAKKVRRYIIVEAVYQNSGQIAPLDEIIKLKEKYRFRVILDESNSIGVLGSSGRGLTEHCKIPVEEVDIITAAMGHALATEGGFCTGSARVIDHQRLSSSGYVFSASLPPYLASAAITAIDILEENPNLITKLEENIATLRKGLSNVQGLEIVSDPKSPIVFLKLKKSVGFLKGDLQVLEDLANHLLKEHAVFVATSKRSILDKCKLPAGIRLYVSAGHTKIDLEKACEAFKKATALV, encoded by the exons ATGGATACAGTATTGTCCACTTTCGAAACTGCTGTTAAGTCCATCACAGATTGGGTTGCTTTAGCTTTTGATACCCCGTATGCTCGAGCTGTTGTCTTTGGAGTACCAATTAAAG GACATCTTCTTGTGGAGGGCCTTCTCTTAGTTGTAATTCTTTTTCTTCTGTCCCAAAAAAGTTACAAGCCTCCAAAAAGACCACTGACAAAGAAG GAAGTAGATGAGTTATGTGATGAATGGGTCCCAGAACCCTTAATTCCCTCTATTACTGAAGAATTGAAGTACGAGCCTCCAGTATTAGAAAG TGCTGCTGGACCACATGCTGTAATTAATGGTATAGAAGTTGTGAACTTCACATCAGCAAATTACCTTGGTCTTCTAGGGCACGATAAATTGCAA GAATCATGTACCAAGGCATTGGAGAAGTATGGTGTTGGTTCTTGTGGTCCTCGTGGATTTTATGGGACAATTG ATGTGCACCTAGATTGTGAGGCTAGAATAGCAAAATTTCTTGGAACTTCTGATTCGATACTTTATTCTTATGGACTTTCCACGATGTTTAGCATCATTCCAGCATTCTGTAAGAAGGGTGACGTCGTTGTCGT AGATGAGGGTGTCCACTGGGGAATTCAGAATGGCCTCCACCTCTCTAGAAGcacaattatttatttcaaacaCAATGATATCAAGTCTTTAGAGAGTATTCTGGAAAGTGTTACCCATGAGAACAAACGAGCTAAGAAAGTCAGACGGTATATCATTGTAGAAGCTGTCTATCAG AATTCTGGTCAAATTGCTCCATTGGACGAAATCATCAAATTGAAGGAGAAATATCGGTTCCGTGTTATACTAGATGAAAGCAATTCTATTGGAGTTCTTGGAAGTTCCGGTAGAGGTCTCACTGAACATTGCAAAATTCCA GTTGAGGAGGTAGATATTATCACTGCAGCGATGGGACATGCGTTGGCCACTGAAGGAGGGTTTTGCACTGGAAGTGCTAGAGTGATTGATCACCAG CGTCTCAGTAGTTCTGGTTATGTATTCTCTGCTTCTTTGCCTCCTTATCTGGCAAGCGCTGCAATCACTGCAATTGATATTCTGGAAGAAAATCCTAATCTTATCACCAAGTTGGAAGAGAACATAGCAACTCTGCGTAAAG GTTTATCTAATGTGCAAGGCCTTGAGATAGTCAGTGATCCAAAATCGCCAATAGTTTTTCTGAAACTGAAGAAGTCCGTAGGATTCTTGAAGGGAGATCTTCAAGTGCTTGAAGATCTTGCCAATCAT TTATTGAAGGAACATGCTGTTTTTGTTGCAACTTCAAAAAGATCGATACTGGACAAATGCAAGCTACCTGCTGGAATTAGATTATACGTGTCTGCTGGTCATACAAAAATCGATCTGGAGAAAGCCTGTGAAGCATTCAAGAAAGCTACTGCCCTTGTATAA
- the LOC131019503 gene encoding probable DNA helicase MCM9 isoform X1, producing MEKERGRDKEMAAFLIKHHLEQLRSIILSSDPRLHYPLHVDFAELMEDNPPLAHLIFEHPKEFLPLFDDSAVWAQKVIFEDFKRMENASIKAYVHVRINFSGSPLEYPETFPSIGRVRVKHRGILLTLKGTVIRTSAIKMIEGEKIYECRVCKHRDLKLRTSLLLCIHGLQQFKVYPEVETRNSTTRPTFCPSQNCESTRFQIIEERSICHDYQEIKIQESTQVLGVGAIPRSIPVIMKDDLVDIVKAGDDVIVTGVLTAKWSSDMKDVRCDLDPVLVANYVRRMNELKSDVDIPNDIILKFKNFWTDFKDTPLRGRNAILRGICPQIFGLFTVKLAVALTLIGGVQHVDASGTKIRGESHLLLVGDPGTGKSQFLKFSAKLSNRSVITTGLGSTSAGLTVTAVKDGGEWMLEAGALVLADGGLCCIDEFDSCLRWMGGGEGTSAIAGNVRKEEGGGSCMREHDRATIHEAMEQQTISVAKAGLVTTLSTRTIVFGATNPKGQYDPDQPLSVNTALSGPLLSRFDIVLVLLDTKNPQWDAVVSSHILYESEQQKGNQDESLSDIWSLTMLRRYIHFVKGYFRPVLTKEAEKVISSYYQLQRRSATQNAARTTVRMLESLIRLAQAHARLMFRNEVTRLDAITAILCIESSMTTSAIVDSVGNALHSNFMDNPDQEYAKQERLILQKLSCIDDFPEIDTAEG from the exons ATGGAGAAGGAGAGAGGGCGCGACAAAGAAATGGCGGCATTTCTGATTAAACATCACTTGGAACAACTCCGAAGTATTATCCTCTCTTCCGATCCTCGCCTTCACTATCCTCTCCACGTTGA TTTTGCTGAGTTAATGGAAGACAATCCACCATTGGCACACCTCATTTTCGAACACCCTAAGGAATTTCTACCTCTCTTCGATGATTCTGCTGTCTGGGCTCAG AAAGTCATCTTTGAGGATTTTAAGAGAATGGAGAATGCTAGCATAAAGGCCTATGTACACGTTCGGATAAATTTCTCGGGTTCTCCTCTTGAATACCCTG AAACTTTTCCAAGTATTGGACGTGTGAGGGTAAAGCACCGTGGGATTCTTCTCACTCTCAAGGGCACAGTAATTAGGACTAGTGCAATCAAGATGATTGAAGGCGAGAAGATTTATGAGTGTAGAGTGTGCAAACACAG GGACTTGAAGCTTAGAACTTCCTTGCTTTTGTGCATTCATGGCCTCCAACA GTTCAAAGTCTATCCAGAGGTGGAAACCAGAAATTCCACAACCCGCCCTACGTTTTGCCCTTCTCAG AATTGTGAAAGCACACGGTTCCAGATAATAGAAGAAAGAAGCATATGTCATGATTATCaggaaattaaaattcaagaaAGCACACAAGTTTTAGGTGTTGGAGCTATCCCTCGCTCAATTCCTGTTATTATGAAGGATGATCTTGTTGACATTGTTAAAGCTGGAG ATGATGTGATTGTTACTGGAGTTTTGACAGCTAAATGGTCCTCAGACATGAAGGACGTGCGCTGTGATCTTGATCCTGTACTGGTTGCTAATTACGTGAG GAGGATGAATGAGTTAAAGTCAGATGTTGATATTCCTAATGACATCATTTTGAAATTCAAAAACTTCTGGACGGATTTCAAGGACACCCCATTGAGAG GAAGAAATGCCATTCTTCGAGGTATCTGCCCACAGATTTTTGGACTCTTTACAGTCAAGCTTGCAG TTGCGCTAACGCTTATTGGAGGTGTTCAACATGTTGATGCTTCTGGAACAAAGATCCGAGGGGAGTCTCATTTGCTTTTGGTGGGAGATCCTG GCACAGGAAAGTCTCAGTTCCTAAAATTTTCTGCAAAGTTGAGCAATAGATCTGTAATTACCACTGGGCTAGGGAGCACTAGTGCTGGACTGACTGTCACTGCAGTCAAAGATGGAG GGGAATGGATGTTGGAAGCTGGAGCCCTAGTGTTAGCAGATGGTGGTCTTTGTTGTATAGATGAGTTTGACAG CTGCCTGAGATGGATGGGAGGCGGAGAGGGCACAAGCGCCATAGCAGGAAATGTTCGAAAGGAGGAGGGTGGTGGCAGCTG CATGAGGGAACATGATAGGGCAACTATTCATGAAGCTATGGAGCAGCAAACCATAAGTGTGGCCAAG GCTGGTCTTGTAACAACTCTCAGCACAAGAACAATTGTTTTTGGTGCAACAAATCCGAAGGGACAGTATGATCCAGACCAAC CACTATCTGTCAACACTGCACTCTCTGGACCCTTACTGAGCAGATTCGATATAGTTCTTGTCCTCTTAGATACAAAGAATCCACAGTGGGATGCAGTTGTTTCATCTCACATTCTTTATGAG TCTGAACAGCAGAAAGGAAATCAGGATGAAAGTTTATCTGACATATGGTCTCTTACCATGCTTCGGAG GTATATTCATTTCGTGAAAGGATATTTCAGACCCGTCCTTACAAAGGAGGCTGAAAAGGTCATATCAAGCTATTATCAACTCCAAAGACGGTCTGCGACTCAAAATGCAG CCAGGACAACTGTCCGGATGCTGGAAAGTTTGATTCGCCTTGCTCAAG CACATGCAAGGCTGATGTTCAGAAATGAAGTCACTCGGTTGGATGCAATCACTGCTATATTATGTATTGAGTCATCCATGACTACCTCAGCAATTGTGGACAGTGTTGGGAATGCACTGCATTCCAATTTTATGGACAACCCTGATCAAGAAT ATGCCAAGCAAGAAAGGCTCATCCTTCAGAAACTGAGTTGCATCGATGATTTTCCTGAGATAGATACTGCTGAAGGGTGA
- the LOC131019503 gene encoding probable DNA helicase MCM9 isoform X2, producing the protein MEKERGRDKEMAAFLIKHHLEQLRSIILSSDPRLHYPLHVDFAELMEDNPPLAHLIFEHPKEFLPLFDDSAVWAQKVIFEDFKRMENASIKAYVHVRINFSGSPLEYPETFPSIGRVRVKHRGILLTLKGTVIRTSAIKMIEGEKIYECRVCKHRFKVYPEVETRNSTTRPTFCPSQNCESTRFQIIEERSICHDYQEIKIQESTQVLGVGAIPRSIPVIMKDDLVDIVKAGDDVIVTGVLTAKWSSDMKDVRCDLDPVLVANYVRRMNELKSDVDIPNDIILKFKNFWTDFKDTPLRGRNAILRGICPQIFGLFTVKLAVALTLIGGVQHVDASGTKIRGESHLLLVGDPGTGKSQFLKFSAKLSNRSVITTGLGSTSAGLTVTAVKDGGEWMLEAGALVLADGGLCCIDEFDSCLRWMGGGEGTSAIAGNVRKEEGGGSCMREHDRATIHEAMEQQTISVAKAGLVTTLSTRTIVFGATNPKGQYDPDQPLSVNTALSGPLLSRFDIVLVLLDTKNPQWDAVVSSHILYESEQQKGNQDESLSDIWSLTMLRRYIHFVKGYFRPVLTKEAEKVISSYYQLQRRSATQNAARTTVRMLESLIRLAQAHARLMFRNEVTRLDAITAILCIESSMTTSAIVDSVGNALHSNFMDNPDQEYAKQERLILQKLSCIDDFPEIDTAEG; encoded by the exons ATGGAGAAGGAGAGAGGGCGCGACAAAGAAATGGCGGCATTTCTGATTAAACATCACTTGGAACAACTCCGAAGTATTATCCTCTCTTCCGATCCTCGCCTTCACTATCCTCTCCACGTTGA TTTTGCTGAGTTAATGGAAGACAATCCACCATTGGCACACCTCATTTTCGAACACCCTAAGGAATTTCTACCTCTCTTCGATGATTCTGCTGTCTGGGCTCAG AAAGTCATCTTTGAGGATTTTAAGAGAATGGAGAATGCTAGCATAAAGGCCTATGTACACGTTCGGATAAATTTCTCGGGTTCTCCTCTTGAATACCCTG AAACTTTTCCAAGTATTGGACGTGTGAGGGTAAAGCACCGTGGGATTCTTCTCACTCTCAAGGGCACAGTAATTAGGACTAGTGCAATCAAGATGATTGAAGGCGAGAAGATTTATGAGTGTAGAGTGTGCAAACACAG GTTCAAAGTCTATCCAGAGGTGGAAACCAGAAATTCCACAACCCGCCCTACGTTTTGCCCTTCTCAG AATTGTGAAAGCACACGGTTCCAGATAATAGAAGAAAGAAGCATATGTCATGATTATCaggaaattaaaattcaagaaAGCACACAAGTTTTAGGTGTTGGAGCTATCCCTCGCTCAATTCCTGTTATTATGAAGGATGATCTTGTTGACATTGTTAAAGCTGGAG ATGATGTGATTGTTACTGGAGTTTTGACAGCTAAATGGTCCTCAGACATGAAGGACGTGCGCTGTGATCTTGATCCTGTACTGGTTGCTAATTACGTGAG GAGGATGAATGAGTTAAAGTCAGATGTTGATATTCCTAATGACATCATTTTGAAATTCAAAAACTTCTGGACGGATTTCAAGGACACCCCATTGAGAG GAAGAAATGCCATTCTTCGAGGTATCTGCCCACAGATTTTTGGACTCTTTACAGTCAAGCTTGCAG TTGCGCTAACGCTTATTGGAGGTGTTCAACATGTTGATGCTTCTGGAACAAAGATCCGAGGGGAGTCTCATTTGCTTTTGGTGGGAGATCCTG GCACAGGAAAGTCTCAGTTCCTAAAATTTTCTGCAAAGTTGAGCAATAGATCTGTAATTACCACTGGGCTAGGGAGCACTAGTGCTGGACTGACTGTCACTGCAGTCAAAGATGGAG GGGAATGGATGTTGGAAGCTGGAGCCCTAGTGTTAGCAGATGGTGGTCTTTGTTGTATAGATGAGTTTGACAG CTGCCTGAGATGGATGGGAGGCGGAGAGGGCACAAGCGCCATAGCAGGAAATGTTCGAAAGGAGGAGGGTGGTGGCAGCTG CATGAGGGAACATGATAGGGCAACTATTCATGAAGCTATGGAGCAGCAAACCATAAGTGTGGCCAAG GCTGGTCTTGTAACAACTCTCAGCACAAGAACAATTGTTTTTGGTGCAACAAATCCGAAGGGACAGTATGATCCAGACCAAC CACTATCTGTCAACACTGCACTCTCTGGACCCTTACTGAGCAGATTCGATATAGTTCTTGTCCTCTTAGATACAAAGAATCCACAGTGGGATGCAGTTGTTTCATCTCACATTCTTTATGAG TCTGAACAGCAGAAAGGAAATCAGGATGAAAGTTTATCTGACATATGGTCTCTTACCATGCTTCGGAG GTATATTCATTTCGTGAAAGGATATTTCAGACCCGTCCTTACAAAGGAGGCTGAAAAGGTCATATCAAGCTATTATCAACTCCAAAGACGGTCTGCGACTCAAAATGCAG CCAGGACAACTGTCCGGATGCTGGAAAGTTTGATTCGCCTTGCTCAAG CACATGCAAGGCTGATGTTCAGAAATGAAGTCACTCGGTTGGATGCAATCACTGCTATATTATGTATTGAGTCATCCATGACTACCTCAGCAATTGTGGACAGTGTTGGGAATGCACTGCATTCCAATTTTATGGACAACCCTGATCAAGAAT ATGCCAAGCAAGAAAGGCTCATCCTTCAGAAACTGAGTTGCATCGATGATTTTCCTGAGATAGATACTGCTGAAGGGTGA
- the LOC131019503 gene encoding probable DNA helicase MCM9 isoform X4, whose translation MEKERGRDKEMAAFLIKHHLEQLRSIILSSDPRLHYPLHVDFAELMEDNPPLAHLIFEHPKEFLPLFDDSAVWAQKVIFEDFKRMENASIKAYVHVRINFSGSPLEYPETFPSIGRVRVKHRGILLTLKGTVIRTSAIKMIEGEKIYECRVCKHRFKVYPEVETRNSTTRPTFCPSQNCESTRFQIIEERSICHDYQEIKIQESTQVLGVGAIPRSIPVIMKDDLVDIVKAGDDVIVTGVLTAKWSSDMKDVRCDLDPVLVANYVRRMNELKSDVDIPNDIILKFKNFWTDFKDTPLRGRNAILRGICPQIFGLFTVKLAVALTLIGGVQHVDASGTKIRGESHLLLVGDPGTGKSQFLKFSAKLSNRSVITTGLGSTSAGLTVTAVKDGGEWMLEAGALVLADGGLCCIDEFDSMREHDRATIHEAMEQQTISVAKAGLVTTLSTRTIVFGATNPKGQYDPDQPLSVNTALSGPLLSRFDIVLVLLDTKNPQWDAVVSSHILYESEQQKGNQDESLSDIWSLTMLRRYIHFVKGYFRPVLTKEAEKVISSYYQLQRRSATQNAARTTVRMLESLIRLAQAHARLMFRNEVTRLDAITAILCIESSMTTSAIVDSVGNALHSNFMDNPDQEYAKQERLILQKLSCIDDFPEIDTAEG comes from the exons ATGGAGAAGGAGAGAGGGCGCGACAAAGAAATGGCGGCATTTCTGATTAAACATCACTTGGAACAACTCCGAAGTATTATCCTCTCTTCCGATCCTCGCCTTCACTATCCTCTCCACGTTGA TTTTGCTGAGTTAATGGAAGACAATCCACCATTGGCACACCTCATTTTCGAACACCCTAAGGAATTTCTACCTCTCTTCGATGATTCTGCTGTCTGGGCTCAG AAAGTCATCTTTGAGGATTTTAAGAGAATGGAGAATGCTAGCATAAAGGCCTATGTACACGTTCGGATAAATTTCTCGGGTTCTCCTCTTGAATACCCTG AAACTTTTCCAAGTATTGGACGTGTGAGGGTAAAGCACCGTGGGATTCTTCTCACTCTCAAGGGCACAGTAATTAGGACTAGTGCAATCAAGATGATTGAAGGCGAGAAGATTTATGAGTGTAGAGTGTGCAAACACAG GTTCAAAGTCTATCCAGAGGTGGAAACCAGAAATTCCACAACCCGCCCTACGTTTTGCCCTTCTCAG AATTGTGAAAGCACACGGTTCCAGATAATAGAAGAAAGAAGCATATGTCATGATTATCaggaaattaaaattcaagaaAGCACACAAGTTTTAGGTGTTGGAGCTATCCCTCGCTCAATTCCTGTTATTATGAAGGATGATCTTGTTGACATTGTTAAAGCTGGAG ATGATGTGATTGTTACTGGAGTTTTGACAGCTAAATGGTCCTCAGACATGAAGGACGTGCGCTGTGATCTTGATCCTGTACTGGTTGCTAATTACGTGAG GAGGATGAATGAGTTAAAGTCAGATGTTGATATTCCTAATGACATCATTTTGAAATTCAAAAACTTCTGGACGGATTTCAAGGACACCCCATTGAGAG GAAGAAATGCCATTCTTCGAGGTATCTGCCCACAGATTTTTGGACTCTTTACAGTCAAGCTTGCAG TTGCGCTAACGCTTATTGGAGGTGTTCAACATGTTGATGCTTCTGGAACAAAGATCCGAGGGGAGTCTCATTTGCTTTTGGTGGGAGATCCTG GCACAGGAAAGTCTCAGTTCCTAAAATTTTCTGCAAAGTTGAGCAATAGATCTGTAATTACCACTGGGCTAGGGAGCACTAGTGCTGGACTGACTGTCACTGCAGTCAAAGATGGAG GGGAATGGATGTTGGAAGCTGGAGCCCTAGTGTTAGCAGATGGTGGTCTTTGTTGTATAGATGAGTTTGACAG CATGAGGGAACATGATAGGGCAACTATTCATGAAGCTATGGAGCAGCAAACCATAAGTGTGGCCAAG GCTGGTCTTGTAACAACTCTCAGCACAAGAACAATTGTTTTTGGTGCAACAAATCCGAAGGGACAGTATGATCCAGACCAAC CACTATCTGTCAACACTGCACTCTCTGGACCCTTACTGAGCAGATTCGATATAGTTCTTGTCCTCTTAGATACAAAGAATCCACAGTGGGATGCAGTTGTTTCATCTCACATTCTTTATGAG TCTGAACAGCAGAAAGGAAATCAGGATGAAAGTTTATCTGACATATGGTCTCTTACCATGCTTCGGAG GTATATTCATTTCGTGAAAGGATATTTCAGACCCGTCCTTACAAAGGAGGCTGAAAAGGTCATATCAAGCTATTATCAACTCCAAAGACGGTCTGCGACTCAAAATGCAG CCAGGACAACTGTCCGGATGCTGGAAAGTTTGATTCGCCTTGCTCAAG CACATGCAAGGCTGATGTTCAGAAATGAAGTCACTCGGTTGGATGCAATCACTGCTATATTATGTATTGAGTCATCCATGACTACCTCAGCAATTGTGGACAGTGTTGGGAATGCACTGCATTCCAATTTTATGGACAACCCTGATCAAGAAT ATGCCAAGCAAGAAAGGCTCATCCTTCAGAAACTGAGTTGCATCGATGATTTTCCTGAGATAGATACTGCTGAAGGGTGA
- the LOC131019503 gene encoding probable DNA helicase MCM9 isoform X3 — MEKERGRDKEMAAFLIKHHLEQLRSIILSSDPRLHYPLHVDFAELMEDNPPLAHLIFEHPKEFLPLFDDSAVWAQKVIFEDFKRMENASIKAYVHVRINFSGSPLEYPETFPSIGRVRVKHRGILLTLKGTVIRTSAIKMIEGEKIYECRVCKHRDLKLRTSLLLCIHGLQQFKVYPEVETRNSTTRPTFCPSQNCESTRFQIIEERSICHDYQEIKIQESTQVLGVGAIPRSIPVIMKDDLVDIVKAGDDVIVTGVLTAKWSSDMKDVRCDLDPVLVANYVRRMNELKSDVDIPNDIILKFKNFWTDFKDTPLRGRNAILRGICPQIFGLFTVKLAVALTLIGGVQHVDASGTKIRGESHLLLVGDPGTGKSQFLKFSAKLSNRSVITTGLGSTSAGLTVTAVKDGGEWMLEAGALVLADGGLCCIDEFDSMREHDRATIHEAMEQQTISVAKAGLVTTLSTRTIVFGATNPKGQYDPDQPLSVNTALSGPLLSRFDIVLVLLDTKNPQWDAVVSSHILYESEQQKGNQDESLSDIWSLTMLRRYIHFVKGYFRPVLTKEAEKVISSYYQLQRRSATQNAARTTVRMLESLIRLAQAHARLMFRNEVTRLDAITAILCIESSMTTSAIVDSVGNALHSNFMDNPDQEYAKQERLILQKLSCIDDFPEIDTAEG, encoded by the exons ATGGAGAAGGAGAGAGGGCGCGACAAAGAAATGGCGGCATTTCTGATTAAACATCACTTGGAACAACTCCGAAGTATTATCCTCTCTTCCGATCCTCGCCTTCACTATCCTCTCCACGTTGA TTTTGCTGAGTTAATGGAAGACAATCCACCATTGGCACACCTCATTTTCGAACACCCTAAGGAATTTCTACCTCTCTTCGATGATTCTGCTGTCTGGGCTCAG AAAGTCATCTTTGAGGATTTTAAGAGAATGGAGAATGCTAGCATAAAGGCCTATGTACACGTTCGGATAAATTTCTCGGGTTCTCCTCTTGAATACCCTG AAACTTTTCCAAGTATTGGACGTGTGAGGGTAAAGCACCGTGGGATTCTTCTCACTCTCAAGGGCACAGTAATTAGGACTAGTGCAATCAAGATGATTGAAGGCGAGAAGATTTATGAGTGTAGAGTGTGCAAACACAG GGACTTGAAGCTTAGAACTTCCTTGCTTTTGTGCATTCATGGCCTCCAACA GTTCAAAGTCTATCCAGAGGTGGAAACCAGAAATTCCACAACCCGCCCTACGTTTTGCCCTTCTCAG AATTGTGAAAGCACACGGTTCCAGATAATAGAAGAAAGAAGCATATGTCATGATTATCaggaaattaaaattcaagaaAGCACACAAGTTTTAGGTGTTGGAGCTATCCCTCGCTCAATTCCTGTTATTATGAAGGATGATCTTGTTGACATTGTTAAAGCTGGAG ATGATGTGATTGTTACTGGAGTTTTGACAGCTAAATGGTCCTCAGACATGAAGGACGTGCGCTGTGATCTTGATCCTGTACTGGTTGCTAATTACGTGAG GAGGATGAATGAGTTAAAGTCAGATGTTGATATTCCTAATGACATCATTTTGAAATTCAAAAACTTCTGGACGGATTTCAAGGACACCCCATTGAGAG GAAGAAATGCCATTCTTCGAGGTATCTGCCCACAGATTTTTGGACTCTTTACAGTCAAGCTTGCAG TTGCGCTAACGCTTATTGGAGGTGTTCAACATGTTGATGCTTCTGGAACAAAGATCCGAGGGGAGTCTCATTTGCTTTTGGTGGGAGATCCTG GCACAGGAAAGTCTCAGTTCCTAAAATTTTCTGCAAAGTTGAGCAATAGATCTGTAATTACCACTGGGCTAGGGAGCACTAGTGCTGGACTGACTGTCACTGCAGTCAAAGATGGAG GGGAATGGATGTTGGAAGCTGGAGCCCTAGTGTTAGCAGATGGTGGTCTTTGTTGTATAGATGAGTTTGACAG CATGAGGGAACATGATAGGGCAACTATTCATGAAGCTATGGAGCAGCAAACCATAAGTGTGGCCAAG GCTGGTCTTGTAACAACTCTCAGCACAAGAACAATTGTTTTTGGTGCAACAAATCCGAAGGGACAGTATGATCCAGACCAAC CACTATCTGTCAACACTGCACTCTCTGGACCCTTACTGAGCAGATTCGATATAGTTCTTGTCCTCTTAGATACAAAGAATCCACAGTGGGATGCAGTTGTTTCATCTCACATTCTTTATGAG TCTGAACAGCAGAAAGGAAATCAGGATGAAAGTTTATCTGACATATGGTCTCTTACCATGCTTCGGAG GTATATTCATTTCGTGAAAGGATATTTCAGACCCGTCCTTACAAAGGAGGCTGAAAAGGTCATATCAAGCTATTATCAACTCCAAAGACGGTCTGCGACTCAAAATGCAG CCAGGACAACTGTCCGGATGCTGGAAAGTTTGATTCGCCTTGCTCAAG CACATGCAAGGCTGATGTTCAGAAATGAAGTCACTCGGTTGGATGCAATCACTGCTATATTATGTATTGAGTCATCCATGACTACCTCAGCAATTGTGGACAGTGTTGGGAATGCACTGCATTCCAATTTTATGGACAACCCTGATCAAGAAT ATGCCAAGCAAGAAAGGCTCATCCTTCAGAAACTGAGTTGCATCGATGATTTTCCTGAGATAGATACTGCTGAAGGGTGA